The genomic window ACTTCCGGAAAATCCCAGGTTTTCCCGGTATTTTAAGGCATCCAGAATCCTTTTCTTAAAAAAATTCCGGTCAATAATTTCGTCCCTGTTATAGGTCAAAAATCTCACAGCAATCTGAGACCTTGGATTTATGTAGCCCCTACCTAGAAATTTTCCTTTGAAATTCAGCACATCAACAATATCGCCGGGATTAAATCCGCCTTCTATTGTTTCAATTTCTGTTTTAAATACCCACGGATGTCCTTGTTCAATCCTTTTAGAACGGTTTTTTGTTAAAAATACTTTTGCCATGCATTAACCCCCGGGAAAAATTTTTGCCCTATTATTATACCATTTTTTCTCAAACTTTTTGCAGGAATTTGACATTTTTTAGCGAATTTTTAAACAGTGAAAGGAGCGCCGATTTATGAGCAAGTTTTCCCGGATGATGGATATTGTCATGTATCTTCAAGCCCGCAGTCTTGTGAAAGCCCAGGAACTGGCAGATATGCTGGAAACAGATCTGAAAACGGTTTACAGGGACATAGAATCTTTGAGGACTGCCAATATACCCATTGAAGCTAAATCCGGCAGATACGGTGGTTTTTATATACCCAAAGATTTTTACTTTAAAGCTCCTAAACTTACACCGGAGGAAATCGCCGTATTGTTCTTCGCCGGTGAAATACTCGTAAAGAAAAATGGCTTTATGTTTGAAAAGGATTTTAAAACTGCCCTCTCAAAATTAAAAAATACCCTGGCAAAAGAAGAGATAAACATATCATCGGATAAAATTTCCTCCATATCCTATGAGATTGAATCATTAAAAACCAGGCTGTGGGAAAACCTTTTTTATATAATTGAAAAATGTATTTCAGAAAAAAAGAGTATTGATGTCGAATATTATACACTGAGCAGGGATGAGGTAAAGCGAAGGACGTTAGATCCTTACCATTTGATTTATAAAAACGGTGCATGGTACCTTATCGCCTTCTGTCACTGGCGCAAAGAAGTCAAAATATTCAGGGTTGACCGGATAAAATCGATTGATGAAACCGGAATACCATTTAAGATAAAAAAAGGTTTTTCGCTGAGGGATTATCTTAAAAATTCATGGCAGATAACCCGGGGAGAAGAAGCAGATGTAGTGGTGCGCTTTTTCCCGCCGGCTTCAAGACTGGTAAAGGAAATGGAGTGGCTGCCCACCCAGAAGATTATTGAGGAAAAGGATGGCACTATAATATTTTCGGCTAAAGTGAGCGGACTTATGGAAATAAAGAGATGGATCCTGGGCTATGGAAGTCAGGCTGAAGTATTAAAACCTCAGAGTTTAAGGGAAGAAATATCTTCGGAGATCAAAAAAATGTTAAAACATTATACCTCCACCGGAAAGCGGCATAAAACTGCCGAAAAAGAGGATAATAAAAATTGATGGCTTTCAATAATCTCAGGAGGCGAGTTTGATATGAGCTTTTTGATTGCGGTTGATGATTCTCTTCATGGCATACGGGATGCTCTTCGGCAAAAGGGTTACCAGACGGTGGAATTGACTTATGCGGATTTCCGAGACGTAGATGCTTATGTTATCGATCAGAGCAACAAAGACCTGGTAAGGATTAAAAATACCATTGCCGATGAGCCGGTGATAGCCGCTTCCGATGATGATGCGGCCAGGGTGATAAATACCTTGAGAGATAAGCTTAAAGTTTATGAAAAAGAATTAAATGAACCATAAAAGTTACTTTTTTAACAATAAGTTAATATATTTTTAACATTATCTTAATAAAACCGTGCTAATATATAACCATCCACTGAATTTCAAACCGCTTTCTACCTCCTTATTAAATTAAATTTTAAGCAAGCCCCGATAAAGGCTTGCTGATTTTTTTTGTTATTCTTCCTTATTTGGTTCATCCAGGTTAAAATCCAATCCTATGGCCTTTGCAATTATGCCCTGAATGTCTGCCATTAAAACAGCAAAACGGGCTTCGGCCTCCATATATTGCCTCAATAAAGAATTATAGCTTACTATGTTGTAGAGGTTTTCCAGATTTTTTACGGCTTCATCCACGGGTTTTCCCGAAAGTCTTAAGGCTTCCACTTCCAGCTGCTTTGTTCTTAAATCTTTTAGCATATTTTTTGCCTGGGGGTCCTTTTCCAGTTCCTCCTTTGCCCTGCTGAATTCACGGTATTCGGGACACTGGCTTAAAGCCCTGGCCAGTTCATGGGCCAGGTCATATACATTCATAAGTCTATACCTCCTTCATATTTTTTACAAAATCAAGAAGGTCATTTAATGATCCGGTATAGTCACATTTTATGTCAAGGTTTTTCCTGTTGAGCATATGGTCAATCACAAGATATGTCTTCATCCCAAGCAAGCCGGCTGCCAGGTCTTCCTCCACATCATTGCCTATCATCATGCATTCATCTGGCTTTTTTTGAATCCTTTCAAGAATTTCACCGTAATATTCCACATGGGGTTTGGAAAAATGCATGTTTTCATAAGTGGTCACGAGTTTGTATGGAAAATCCAGTGCATCTATCCACCTGAGCCGCTCGTATATGGCACTTTCTGGGAAAATAGGGCTTGTGGCTATCACAAGATCATAACCCTTTTTAAGGGCTGTTTCTAAAACCTGAGCGGGTACGGGGTTTTTCTTTACAATGCTCGAAAGGGTGGGGAAATCCTTTTCATAAAACTCATCAAAAATCAGAAATAATTCTTCCTTTTTATCAAAGGGCATTTTTGGGAAAAAGTCCTCCCAGAACACATCTTTATTGGTCTTTGAAGGATCGAGATCGTGCATCATGACATATGTGGAAGACATAAGTTTTTCAATAAAATCACGAGGTTCTATCCATTTTATAAGTTTTGAG from Biomaibacter acetigenes includes these protein-coding regions:
- a CDS encoding YlbF family regulator encodes the protein MNVYDLAHELARALSQCPEYREFSRAKEELEKDPQAKNMLKDLRTKQLEVEALRLSGKPVDEAVKNLENLYNIVSYNSLLRQYMEAEARFAVLMADIQGIIAKAIGLDFNLDEPNKEE
- a CDS encoding helix-turn-helix transcriptional regulator; protein product: MSKFSRMMDIVMYLQARSLVKAQELADMLETDLKTVYRDIESLRTANIPIEAKSGRYGGFYIPKDFYFKAPKLTPEEIAVLFFAGEILVKKNGFMFEKDFKTALSKLKNTLAKEEINISSDKISSISYEIESLKTRLWENLFYIIEKCISEKKSIDVEYYTLSRDEVKRRTLDPYHLIYKNGAWYLIAFCHWRKEVKIFRVDRIKSIDETGIPFKIKKGFSLRDYLKNSWQITRGEEADVVVRFFPPASRLVKEMEWLPTQKIIEEKDGTIIFSAKVSGLMEIKRWILGYGSQAEVLKPQSLREEISSEIKKMLKHYTSTGKRHKTAEKEDNKN
- a CDS encoding HAD family hydrolase, encoding MINTLLFDLDGTLLPVDTDEFIGSYLKLLSSKLIKWIEPRDFIEKLMSSTYVMMHDLDPSKTNKDVFWEDFFPKMPFDKKEELFLIFDEFYEKDFPTLSSIVKKNPVPAQVLETALKKGYDLVIATSPIFPESAIYERLRWIDALDFPYKLVTTYENMHFSKPHVEYYGEILERIQKKPDECMMIGNDVEEDLAAGLLGMKTYLVIDHMLNRKNLDIKCDYTGSLNDLLDFVKNMKEV
- a CDS encoding YkuS family protein, which produces MSFLIAVDDSLHGIRDALRQKGYQTVELTYADFRDVDAYVIDQSNKDLVRIKNTIADEPVIAASDDDAARVINTLRDKLKVYEKELNEP